Proteins from a single region of Mucilaginibacter daejeonensis:
- a CDS encoding dihydroorotase has translation MSSILIKQANVVNEGRQFVADVLVNNGLIERVDSHIDVKADTEIDAEGLHLLPGCIDDQVHFREPGLTHKANIFTESRAAVAGGITSFMEMPNTVPNTLTQQLLQDKYDIGAKTSLANYSFYMGASNDNIEEVLRTDAKQVCGVKVFMGSSTGNMLVDNPGTLENLFSRSPMLIATHCEDEETIKRNMAHYKELLDDNITIEYHPIIRSAEACYLSSSMAVELAKKHGARLHILHISTAKELELFSNEIPLKDKKITAEACVHHLWFSDADYATKGNLIKWNPAVKSATDRDAILQAVLDGRIDVIATDHAPHTIEEKAQPYLQAPSGGPLVQHALPAMLALHQQGKISLEQVVEKMAHNVATCFQIERRGFIREGYWADLVLTDLNRPWEVIKANTLYKCGWSPFEGTVMPASITHTIVSGHLAYANGSFNDTVLGQRMTFER, from the coding sequence ATGTCTTCCATCCTGATCAAACAGGCCAACGTAGTGAACGAGGGCCGTCAATTTGTAGCTGATGTTTTGGTGAACAACGGCCTCATCGAGCGAGTAGATAGCCATATCGATGTCAAAGCCGACACCGAGATCGATGCCGAAGGGCTCCACTTGTTACCGGGCTGTATAGACGACCAGGTGCATTTCCGCGAGCCGGGACTGACCCACAAGGCCAATATATTCACCGAATCGCGTGCGGCGGTGGCCGGTGGCATCACTTCATTCATGGAGATGCCGAACACCGTACCCAACACCTTAACACAGCAACTACTTCAAGATAAGTATGATATAGGCGCAAAAACCTCACTCGCCAACTATTCGTTTTATATGGGCGCCTCTAATGACAATATTGAAGAGGTGCTGCGTACGGATGCTAAGCAAGTGTGTGGGGTAAAAGTATTTATGGGTTCCTCTACCGGTAACATGCTGGTCGATAACCCTGGAACATTAGAGAATCTCTTTTCTCGTTCGCCTATGCTCATCGCTACGCATTGCGAAGACGAGGAGACCATCAAACGCAATATGGCCCATTATAAGGAATTGCTGGACGATAACATCACAATTGAATACCACCCGATCATACGTAGCGCCGAGGCCTGTTACCTGTCGTCATCAATGGCGGTAGAACTTGCTAAAAAGCATGGCGCCAGGCTCCATATCCTTCACATCTCCACAGCTAAAGAATTGGAGCTATTCAGTAATGAGATCCCATTAAAAGACAAGAAGATAACCGCCGAGGCCTGCGTACATCACCTATGGTTCAGCGATGCGGATTACGCCACAAAGGGTAACCTGATCAAATGGAACCCGGCCGTTAAATCGGCAACAGACCGTGACGCGATCCTCCAGGCTGTGTTGGATGGGCGTATCGACGTGATCGCCACTGACCATGCGCCGCACACCATCGAAGAAAAGGCTCAACCGTATCTGCAGGCACCATCAGGCGGACCGCTTGTACAACATGCGCTTCCGGCTATGCTGGCTCTGCATCAGCAAGGTAAGATCAGCCTTGAACAGGTGGTCGAAAAAATGGCTCACAATGTGGCCACTTGTTTTCAGATCGAACGCCGTGGATTTATACGTGAGGGCTATTGGGCCGACCTGGTACTTACCGACCTGAACCGCCCGTGGGAAGTGATCAAGGCGAACACGCTTTACAAATGTGGCTGGAGCCCGTTCGAAGGCACCGTGATGCCGGCAAGCATTACCCATACGATAGTTTCAGGGCATCTGGCTTATGCCAACGGCTCATTCAATGATACGGTGTTGGGTCAAAGGATGACGTTCGAACGCTAA
- a CDS encoding TolB family protein, translating into MSDHCFTRVLTVGLLLVTLGVKAQQFGGNPPSIKWDQVNTPAARVIYPRGMDSAGRRVANVIGQINNAIKPTIGFRQKQVNVVLQNQLVTTNGYVGLAPFRSEFYLVPAQNSFSLGSLNVTDQLAIHEFRHVQQYNSTDVGLTRLLHILFGEGGQQLASGLSLPNWFFEGDAVFNETYVTEQGRGRLPYFFNGFRSLWAANKDYSWMKIRNGSYRDYTPDWYPLGYMMVAYGRDQYGSDIWRKVGHDAASYRSLIYPFQSAVKRNTGRNFTSFRNAALEKFKTQLVDDGLKQGAAKYKKNQHFIGNQEFPVYVNDSTLIYRTSSYKQRSAFVMRTGTKEERIRLADFSIDSYFTCRNGQIVYASRRPDARWGYREFNELKVIDVKSGAQKKITNRTRYFAPAFNADNSRIVAVDVPTDGQYALHILDADGKLISKVPNSEHLYYTYPKFYNEQQIVSAVRKPTGEMLLALIDIATGNIEPLTPATIAPKAFPVVQKDTIYFTGTSGIDDKLFAVSVADRKLYELEGDSLRNFIGNYQPAVSDNKISWVSFSAFGFRLHEASKATLQPREVKAPLGLPDMQVASLQHGEGVNALNKITDQPLPTSKYPKFTHPFNFHSLIPYIEDPDYLVSLMGQNILNTLQSELSFGYNRNEGYKQIGATMIYGAMFPYLFGGVQYTIDRRDLRLDQNRNPVEVNWNETRLQAGLQLPLSFVNGRNISRLNLSSSINYSITDVKQAAFRSLYPDNTYLSNSITFSNQVSKPQQLIYPHFAQNITLSFRNTINDLSARQFLVSGSFYFPGLFDTHSLVISAAHQRRDRNYSIFSNQLSFSRGYTADNLYRLYKFGVNYHFPIAYPDAGFGDLVYLLRLRGNVFYDHTHGIDQYRSGAQFKANFRSAGAELYFDTQWFNETSITFGLRYTRLLDRDIFGGSGPDRFTLILPLSIF; encoded by the coding sequence ATGAGCGATCACTGTTTTACCCGCGTACTTACTGTCGGCCTCTTGTTAGTTACCCTTGGCGTTAAGGCTCAGCAGTTCGGTGGCAACCCGCCATCTATCAAGTGGGACCAGGTGAATACCCCTGCGGCCCGCGTCATCTATCCGCGCGGTATGGATAGTGCTGGCAGGCGGGTGGCCAACGTGATCGGGCAGATCAATAACGCCATTAAACCTACCATAGGCTTCAGGCAAAAACAGGTGAACGTAGTGCTACAGAACCAGTTGGTGACCACCAATGGTTATGTGGGATTGGCGCCGTTCAGGAGTGAGTTCTATTTGGTGCCTGCGCAGAATAGCTTTTCATTAGGTAGCCTCAACGTGACCGATCAGTTGGCCATACACGAGTTCAGGCACGTACAGCAATACAATAGTACCGACGTTGGCCTTACCCGGTTATTGCATATTCTTTTTGGCGAGGGCGGACAACAATTGGCATCCGGTCTTTCGCTGCCCAACTGGTTCTTTGAAGGAGACGCAGTTTTTAACGAAACTTATGTCACCGAGCAGGGCAGGGGGCGGCTGCCGTATTTTTTTAACGGCTTCCGCAGCCTGTGGGCAGCCAATAAAGATTACAGCTGGATGAAGATCCGTAATGGATCTTACCGTGATTACACCCCCGACTGGTATCCTTTAGGCTATATGATGGTCGCCTATGGCCGTGATCAATATGGAAGTGATATATGGCGAAAGGTAGGGCATGATGCTGCAAGTTACCGGTCGTTGATCTATCCGTTTCAAAGTGCGGTGAAGCGCAATACCGGTCGAAATTTCACGAGTTTTCGCAACGCGGCGCTTGAAAAATTTAAAACGCAGTTGGTCGACGATGGACTTAAGCAAGGTGCAGCCAAATACAAAAAGAATCAGCACTTCATCGGTAATCAGGAGTTCCCTGTTTATGTGAACGATAGCACACTCATTTATCGTACATCGTCATATAAGCAGCGGTCGGCTTTCGTGATGCGCACAGGCACAAAGGAGGAAAGGATACGATTAGCCGACTTTTCCATCGATAGTTATTTCACTTGCCGGAATGGGCAGATCGTATATGCGTCGCGCCGGCCCGATGCACGTTGGGGTTACAGGGAGTTTAACGAGCTGAAGGTGATCGACGTAAAAAGTGGCGCGCAAAAGAAGATCACGAACCGGACCCGCTATTTTGCGCCAGCGTTCAATGCCGACAACAGCCGGATCGTTGCTGTTGATGTGCCCACCGATGGGCAGTATGCTTTGCACATCCTCGATGCCGATGGTAAACTGATCAGCAAGGTCCCTAATTCTGAGCATCTATATTATACCTATCCCAAATTCTACAACGAGCAGCAGATCGTGTCGGCTGTGCGTAAGCCAACGGGGGAAATGCTGTTGGCGCTGATAGATATTGCCACTGGTAATATAGAACCGCTAACACCGGCTACCATAGCGCCTAAGGCGTTCCCGGTGGTGCAAAAGGATACTATTTATTTTACGGGCACCTCTGGCATTGACGATAAGCTTTTCGCCGTGAGTGTGGCTGACCGTAAATTGTATGAGTTGGAAGGTGACTCGCTACGAAATTTCATCGGTAACTACCAGCCTGCCGTAAGCGATAATAAGATCAGTTGGGTAAGCTTTAGCGCCTTTGGTTTCCGCTTGCATGAGGCATCTAAAGCGACTCTACAACCTCGTGAGGTGAAAGCTCCATTGGGCTTGCCTGATATGCAGGTAGCTTCCTTGCAGCATGGTGAGGGGGTGAATGCATTGAACAAGATCACAGATCAGCCCTTGCCTACCAGCAAATATCCAAAGTTCACACATCCTTTTAACTTCCATAGCCTGATCCCTTACATCGAGGATCCTGATTATTTGGTGTCATTGATGGGTCAGAACATATTGAACACCTTGCAGTCAGAACTATCGTTCGGCTACAACCGCAATGAGGGTTATAAGCAGATCGGTGCCACCATGATCTATGGGGCCATGTTCCCATACCTGTTTGGTGGTGTACAGTACACCATTGACCGGCGCGACCTGCGGTTAGATCAGAACCGTAACCCGGTGGAGGTGAATTGGAACGAGACGCGACTGCAAGCCGGCCTGCAACTGCCGCTATCATTCGTTAATGGCCGTAACATATCGCGCCTGAATTTGAGCAGCAGTATCAATTACAGTATCACCGACGTTAAGCAGGCGGCATTTCGCAGCTTATATCCTGATAACACTTATTTAAGCAACTCCATCACGTTCAGCAATCAAGTATCAAAACCTCAACAGCTGATCTATCCGCATTTTGCTCAAAATATCACGCTTAGCTTCCGGAACACGATCAATGATCTTAGCGCCAGGCAATTTTTGGTATCAGGCAGCTTTTACTTCCCGGGATTGTTCGACACACACAGTTTGGTGATCAGTGCCGCACACCAGCGCCGCGACCGCAACTACAGCATCTTCTCTAATCAGCTATCGTTCTCAAGGGGTTACACGGCCGATAACCTGTACCGACTATATAAATTCGGAGTGAATTATCATTTTCCTATCGCTTATCCCGATGCGGGATTCGGCGACCTGGTTTATCTACTAAGGTTGAGAGGGAACGTTTTTTATGATCACACCCACGGCATTGATCAGTACCGGAGCGGTGCCCAATTCAAGGCAAACTTTCGTTCGGCAGGGGCAGAGTTATACTTTGATACGCAATGGTTCAACGAAACCTCGATAACCTTTGGGCTGCGTTACACCCGTTTGCTCGATCGCGACATTTTTGGCGGTTCTGGTCCTGATCGCTTTACGCTGATCTTACCGCTGAGTATCTTTTAA
- a CDS encoding copper homeostasis protein CutC → MKISLEVCANSVGSAIAAQKGGASRIELCDNIHDGGTTPSYGQIRSTLQHVQIPIHVLIRPRAGDFLYSDREFEVMKADIEMCTMLGCHAIVVGILNADGSVDKPRCTELVNIVKKAGMSIIFHRAFDLCADLFRSMEDIISLGFDGILTSGGKTTAIEGASKIAQLIQRANGRIGIIPGGGISEYNVTDLINFTSANCIHSSARTKRRSAMTYHNSHIMMGDGYMHEYDLDETNAERVANILAKANEAISVS, encoded by the coding sequence ATGAAAATATCGCTCGAGGTTTGCGCCAACTCCGTTGGATCTGCCATAGCTGCTCAAAAGGGAGGCGCCAGCCGTATCGAACTGTGTGATAACATACATGACGGGGGCACCACACCCTCTTATGGGCAGATACGGTCGACGCTACAACACGTGCAAATACCCATACATGTACTGATCAGGCCTAGGGCGGGCGATTTCCTGTACTCTGATCGGGAGTTCGAGGTGATGAAGGCGGATATCGAGATGTGCACCATGCTGGGTTGCCATGCCATTGTGGTGGGCATCCTTAACGCGGATGGGTCGGTGGATAAACCGCGTTGCACCGAGCTTGTCAACATCGTCAAAAAAGCGGGAATGAGCATCATATTCCATAGAGCTTTCGATCTTTGCGCCGACCTGTTCCGGTCAATGGAGGACATCATTTCCTTGGGTTTTGACGGCATACTCACCTCAGGCGGAAAGACCACGGCCATTGAAGGGGCCAGCAAGATCGCGCAACTGATACAACGTGCCAACGGACGCATCGGGATCATACCGGGTGGCGGCATCAGCGAGTACAACGTGACCGACCTCATCAACTTTACCTCAGCAAATTGCATCCATTCATCGGCACGCACCAAACGCCGAAGCGCCATGACCTATCACAACAGCCACATCATGATGGGCGACGGTTATATGCACGAGTATGACCTGGATGAGACGAATGCCGAACGGGTAGCCAACATCTTGGCCAAAGCTAATGAAGCCATATCGGTATCTTAA